DNA sequence from the Tissierella sp. MB52-C2 genome:
ATAAAAAAAGGCAGTCCTTAAAGATTATATTAAGAAAGCCTTTTGTCTTTTTTATTATTATTTATGATTTTGCTTTAAAAAATATGAGAGTGCAAATAAAGATTCATTTAAACGCACATTTTCCACTATTATATTATCAGGCACATTTAAGTCAGTCGGAGCAAAGTTCCAAATTCCTTTCACCCCTGCCTTAATAAATATATCCGTTATATCTTGAGCATACTCCTTTGGAGTAGTAATTATTCCTATGTCAACATTATTTTCCCTTATAAATTCAACCATATAGTCAACATCTCTTATTTCGATATCTCTAATTTTTAAACCTATTAATTTAGGATTTTTATCAAAAAGGGATAATACTTTAAAACCAGCATCTTCAAATCCT
Encoded proteins:
- a CDS encoding redox-sensing transcriptional repressor Rex, giving the protein MDRYSKVSITVIRRLPKYYRYLGELIDRGINRISSQELSKMTGFTASQIRQDLNNFGGFGQQGYGYNVEELHGELGRILGLDTIYKAVIAGAGNLGQAIANYKGFEDAGFKVLSLFDKNPKLIGLKIRDIEIRDVDYMVEFIRENNVDIGIITTPKEYAQDITDIFIKAGVKGIWNFAPTDLNVPDNIIVENVRLNESLFALSYFLKQNHK